GGGATTCAGTTGCAGAAAGTTATGATGTTTTTGCTCACCCTGGCGAACGTTAACAGCGTGCAGTTTCCACGGCTGTTCAAGTTCTTCCAGCAGGATGGCGGGTTTAATGCTGTTGGGTGTGGCGAAGGCGTAAAGTTCGTACATTGTCTGGCTCCACATTTGGCGGGTTAGCGGGGCTGTTAATTCAGCCGCATTGTCGTCGAAGTGGAGTATCTGCTATTGTCACAGGGCATGGCAGATGGCCAAAAATCATAATTGCTATTCCTGGGAGGAATACCATGGATCGCTTTCAGGCGATGCAGATGTATGTTCAGGTTGTTGATGCCGGTTCGTTTTCGGCAGCGGCACGCATACTGGATATTGGTCAGCCCGCAGTGTCGAAGACCATCGCTCAGCTGGAAAAGCATCTCGAAGTCCGTTTATTGCTGCGAACCACGCATGGGCTGACACCAACCGAAGCGGGGCAACGATTCTATGAACGCGTCCGTATTGCTTTGCAGCAAGCGGAAGAAGCGGAGATGGCAGCGCGCGGCGCTGACAAGGGGCTTTCAGGCATATTGCGGGTTGCCGCCGCACCGACCTTTGCCCGGCTTCATGTCATTCCGCACCTGCCAGAATTTATGTCGCAGCATCCGCAGCTGAAAATCGATATCAAACTCGACGACCGCCCTATCGATTTGGTTGCGGAAGGTATCGATATCTGTCTGCGGATGGGAACCCTGCAGGACTCGGGGGCCGTGGCGCGCAAGCTGGCAACCTCACCACGTTCGGTACTGGCAACGACGGAGTATTTAAACCGTCACGGTTACCCGGCGCATCCGAAGGAGTTGAGTCAGCATGAAGCGCTGGTTTTCAGCCAGCTGACTGATGTGTGGCAGTTCAGCCGGGGAAATGAGGTTGAGAATGTCGAGTTAAAAGGGCGGCTTCATCTCAGCGCAGCGGAAGGCGTTCGGGCAGCTGTGCTGGCGCATATGGGGATAACCGTTGCGTCAGACTGGATGTTTTCTCAGGAAATAGCTGACGGA
The window above is part of the Pantoea cypripedii genome. Proteins encoded here:
- a CDS encoding LysR family transcriptional regulator — encoded protein: MDRFQAMQMYVQVVDAGSFSAAARILDIGQPAVSKTIAQLEKHLEVRLLLRTTHGLTPTEAGQRFYERVRIALQQAEEAEMAARGADKGLSGILRVAAAPTFARLHVIPHLPEFMSQHPQLKIDIKLDDRPIDLVAEGIDICLRMGTLQDSGAVARKLATSPRSVLATTEYLNRHGYPAHPKELSQHEALVFSQLTDVWQFSRGNEVENVELKGRLHLSAAEGVRAAVLAHMGITVASDWMFSQEIADGTVERLVSDWTLPDIDLWAVFPGGRMATAKARQFAAFVESVIQG